The following proteins come from a genomic window of Halorussus halophilus:
- a CDS encoding DUF7553 family protein, whose translation MNKNFKDAWYYERRAAQHLYRGIREELEPVENRIRKATGREKEAVSRTEKWRAEIVDAETRAGRRAKDAVRRARSRV comes from the coding sequence ATGAACAAGAACTTCAAGGACGCGTGGTACTACGAGCGACGCGCCGCACAACACCTCTACCGAGGCATTCGAGAAGAACTGGAACCAGTCGAAAACCGAATTCGAAAGGCGACCGGCCGTGAGAAAGAAGCCGTCAGTCGAACCGAGAAGTGGCGCGCAGAGATAGTGGACGCCGAAACGCGGGCCGGGCGCCGAGCGAAAGACGCCGTCCGACGCGCCCGCAGTCGAGTCTGA